The following are from one region of the Corylus avellana chromosome ca1, CavTom2PMs-1.0 genome:
- the LOC132171426 gene encoding uncharacterized protein LOC132171426, with the protein MDNQVVEQEEDTTGQEGEECGNKEKRYADPSIATPIIEDPPRSFMPKAPYPKRLQALKRGRKFEHILEVFKQVQINIPFLDAIQQVPSYAKFFKDLITVKRKTNVPRKAFLTEQLGLGELKPTAMTLQLANRSVKVPQGIVEDVLIKVDKFYFPVDFIVLDTELVHNVGSQILVCLIEEIIEEVIEKSSIEDPLEACFAQFGEDLDLDKLLEHTGVILETTPLVSSEKEETIVPDPPKKELKPLPDTLNYKFPGPADSLPVIIASDLVDAQKEKLLEVLRKHKEAIS; encoded by the exons ATGGACAATCAGGTAGTAGAGCAAGAAGAAGACACTACGGGGCAAGAAGGGGAAGAGTGTGGCAACAAGGAGAAGAGATATGCTGATCCATCTATAGCCACACCCATtattgaggaccctcctaggtcatttaTGCCTAAAGCGCCTTACCCTAAAAGGTTGCAAGCACTCAAGAGAGGAAGGAAGTTTGAGCACATTTTGGAGGTGTTCAAGCAAGTCCAAATCAATATCccatttttggacgccatccaacaagtaccttcatatgccaagttcttCAAAGACTTGATTACAGTGAAGAGGAAAACGAATGTTCCAAGGAAGGCATTCCTGACCGAGCAG TTGGGGCTAGGAGAGTTGAAGCCCACAGCCATGACATTGCAATTGGCTAACAGGTCAGTGAAGGTTCCACAAGGAATAGTTGAGGATGTCTTAATTAAGGTAGATAAGTTTTATTTCCCCGTGGATTTTATTGTGCTTGACACAGAGCTGGTTCATAATGTGGGAAGTCAAATACTG gtatgcttgatagaggagatcaTTGAGGAGGTTATTGAAAAGTCAAGCATAGAGGACCCCctggaggcatgctttgctcagttcGGAGAAGATTTGGACCtggacaagttgcttgagcaTACAGGTGTGATTTTGGAGACTACTCCTCTGGTGAGCAGTGAGAAGGAGGAGACAATAGTACCGGATCCCCCTAAGAAGGAACTTAAACCTCTACCGGACACTCTCAACTATAAGTTTCCAGGTCCAGCAGAttctttgcctgtgattatagcttcggatttggttgatgctcaaAAGGAGAAATTGTTAGAGGTTTTAAGAAAACACAAGGAAGCTATCAGCTAG